One part of the Nocardioides zeae genome encodes these proteins:
- a CDS encoding SCO4848 family membrane protein gives MKLERKHAVLLLAVAVWNVVTFGNFAKNLYQTYDAGEERATGYWVAHIVLIVVNFVIAGVLGRLGWRAFRATRPE, from the coding sequence GTGAAGCTCGAGCGCAAGCACGCTGTCCTCCTGCTGGCGGTGGCGGTCTGGAACGTGGTGACCTTCGGCAACTTCGCGAAGAACCTCTACCAGACGTACGACGCGGGGGAGGAGCGCGCGACGGGCTACTGGGTGGCCCACATCGTGTTGATCGTCGTGAACTTCGTCATCGCCGGCGTCCTCGGCCGGCTGGGCTGGAGGGCCTTCCGCGCGACGCGTCCCGAGTGA
- a CDS encoding YihY/virulence factor BrkB family protein, which produces MAGAAERAKVWFAEQRTARPWLDHTVRMQQHYGSVKGNTQAGAVTFFGFLSFFPLLALAFFAIGWIARVYPDAQQQLVDAITGIFPGMIGSGEGEISIDDLEGAASTAGIIGLVGVLYSGLGWLSGMRESLLVVFDEPADEQPSFVKGKLRDLTALVAIGAVLFTSVAVSSVLNAFSADVLALVGLGDELAWLLRILTIFVGILASSVLFTVMFRLLAEPDIPRIDLWKGALLGAVGFEVLKQVAGLLLASTKGQPAFQAFGIALILLVWINYFSRVVMYAASWAHTSTSARLRREQAAAEEEVRLAALRVDLDKPEDEVITVNQARGAVVRAGCGHRRGLRLALPSGLTRRTPRGCPVGRWRP; this is translated from the coding sequence GTGGCTGGAGCAGCGGAACGCGCGAAGGTCTGGTTCGCCGAGCAGCGGACGGCTCGGCCCTGGCTCGACCACACGGTGCGCATGCAGCAGCACTACGGCTCCGTGAAGGGCAACACGCAGGCCGGGGCGGTGACGTTCTTCGGCTTCCTGTCGTTCTTCCCGCTGCTGGCGCTGGCCTTCTTCGCGATCGGTTGGATCGCGCGGGTCTACCCCGACGCGCAGCAGCAGCTCGTGGACGCCATCACCGGCATCTTCCCCGGCATGATCGGCTCCGGTGAGGGCGAGATCTCGATCGACGACCTCGAGGGCGCGGCGAGCACCGCCGGCATCATCGGCCTCGTCGGCGTGCTCTACTCCGGGCTCGGCTGGCTCTCCGGCATGCGGGAGTCGCTGCTGGTGGTCTTCGACGAGCCGGCCGACGAACAGCCGAGCTTCGTCAAGGGCAAGCTGCGCGACCTCACCGCGCTCGTGGCGATCGGGGCCGTGCTCTTCACGAGCGTCGCCGTCTCGTCCGTCCTCAACGCCTTCTCCGCGGACGTCCTGGCGTTGGTCGGCCTCGGCGACGAGCTCGCCTGGCTGCTGCGGATCCTCACCATCTTCGTCGGCATCCTGGCCAGCTCGGTGCTCTTCACCGTCATGTTCCGTCTCCTGGCCGAGCCCGACATCCCGCGGATCGACCTGTGGAAGGGAGCCCTCCTCGGCGCGGTCGGCTTCGAGGTGCTCAAGCAGGTCGCAGGCCTCCTCCTGGCCTCGACGAAGGGCCAGCCCGCGTTCCAGGCCTTCGGCATCGCGCTGATCCTGCTGGTCTGGATCAACTACTTCTCCCGCGTCGTCATGTACGCCGCGTCCTGGGCCCACACGTCCACCTCGGCCCGGCTGCGCCGCGAGCAGGCGGCCGCCGAGGAGGAGGTGCGTCTCGCCGCGCTCCGTGTCGACCTCGACAAGCCCGAGGACGAGGTGATCACCGTCAACCAGGCGCGCGGCGCGGTCGTTCGCGCTGGGTGCGGCCACCGTCGTGGGCTTCGGCTGGCTCTTCCGTCGGGGCTGACCCGCCGTACGCCGCGAGGGTGCCCCGTGGGACGATGGCGCCCGTGA
- a CDS encoding 2'-5' RNA ligase family protein — translation MPTIGVALALPEPWAEELQSYRRSLGDATADLIPTHITLIPPTEVPEPELHVVREHLDLVAGKHTAFRMHLRGTGTFRPISPVVFVTVAQGIGESEQLAEDLRKGPLEVELVFPYHPHVTVAHHLGDDLLDRAFTELAEFDCAFEVDRFHLYVHDEVAGWRRTDDFPLQPAAG, via the coding sequence GTGCCCACGATCGGAGTCGCCCTGGCCCTCCCGGAGCCCTGGGCGGAGGAGCTCCAGAGCTACCGCCGGTCCCTCGGTGACGCGACGGCCGACCTGATCCCGACGCACATCACGCTGATCCCGCCGACCGAGGTGCCGGAGCCCGAGCTCCACGTCGTGCGGGAGCACCTCGACCTGGTGGCCGGGAAGCACACGGCGTTCCGGATGCACCTGCGGGGGACGGGCACGTTCCGCCCCATCTCGCCGGTCGTCTTCGTGACCGTCGCCCAGGGGATCGGCGAGTCGGAGCAGCTGGCCGAGGACCTGCGCAAGGGTCCCCTCGAGGTCGAGCTCGTCTTCCCCTACCACCCGCACGTGACGGTGGCGCACCACCTCGGCGACGACCTGCTCGACCGCGCCTTCACGGAGCTCGCCGAGTTCGACTGCGCCTTCGAGGTGGACCGCTTCCACCTCTACGTCCACGACGAGGTGGCGGGCTGGCGCCGTACCGACGACTTCCCCCTGCAGCCCGCTGCCGGTTGA
- the trpS gene encoding tryptophan--tRNA ligase: MSEQASSAPTGAPRQRVLSGIQPTADSFHFGNYLGALRQWVSLQDEHEPFYMVVDQHAITVEQDPKVLRERTYRSVAQLVAMGVDPERSAIFVQSHVPAHAQLAWVLNCITAFGEARRMTQFKDKSAKGGEGAASVGLFTYPILQAADILLYRPAYVPVGEDQRQHLELTRDLAHRFNTRYKKTFRLPEPYILKETAKIYDLQNPTAKMSKSASSPAGIIDLLDDPKVSAKKIRSAVTDSDAVVAFDPAAKPGVSNLLSIFAALTGRPAEEIAGDYAGRGYGDLKGDLADVVVAFVTPLRDRALALLEDRPALDEVLASGAERARAVADRTLADVYDRVGFVRPLR; this comes from the coding sequence ATGTCCGAGCAGGCTTCCTCCGCACCGACGGGTGCGCCGCGGCAGCGGGTCCTCTCCGGGATCCAACCCACGGCCGACTCGTTCCACTTCGGCAACTACCTCGGTGCGCTGCGGCAGTGGGTGAGCCTCCAGGACGAGCACGAGCCGTTCTACATGGTCGTCGACCAGCACGCGATCACCGTGGAGCAGGACCCCAAGGTGCTGCGGGAGCGCACCTACCGCTCGGTCGCCCAGCTCGTGGCGATGGGCGTCGACCCGGAGCGCTCGGCGATCTTCGTGCAGTCCCACGTGCCCGCCCATGCGCAGCTCGCCTGGGTGCTCAACTGCATCACCGCGTTCGGCGAGGCGCGCCGCATGACCCAGTTCAAGGACAAGTCGGCGAAGGGCGGGGAGGGCGCCGCCAGCGTCGGCCTCTTCACCTACCCGATCCTCCAGGCGGCGGACATCCTGCTCTACCGCCCGGCCTACGTGCCCGTGGGCGAGGACCAGCGCCAGCACCTCGAGCTCACGCGCGACCTGGCCCACCGGTTCAACACGCGCTACAAGAAGACCTTCCGTCTCCCGGAGCCCTACATCCTCAAGGAGACCGCGAAGATCTACGACCTGCAGAACCCGACGGCGAAGATGTCGAAGTCGGCGTCGTCGCCGGCCGGCATCATCGACCTGCTTGACGACCCCAAGGTCAGCGCGAAGAAGATCCGCTCCGCCGTCACCGACTCCGACGCGGTCGTGGCGTTCGACCCCGCGGCCAAGCCGGGGGTCTCCAACCTGTTGTCGATCTTCGCCGCGCTCACCGGTCGTCCGGCCGAGGAGATCGCCGGGGACTACGCGGGGCGCGGCTACGGCGACCTCAAGGGCGACCTCGCCGACGTCGTCGTCGCGTTCGTGACGCCGTTGCGCGACCGCGCCCTGGCCCTCCTCGAGGACCGCCCCGCCCTCGACGAGGTGCTGGCCTCCGGCGCCGAGCGCGCACGGGCCGTCGCCGACCGCACCCTCGCGGACGTGTACGACCGCGTCGGCTTCGTTCGGCCGCTCCGCTAG
- a CDS encoding MFS transporter, with protein MTTSTPVPPTDGAVPPPVAPTGPTGPTGAPVSGARVALAIVALALGSFAIGTTEFVTMGLLPDIAEGIDESIPTTGHIITAYAVGVVVGAPLIVSLGARLPRRELAVGLMLAVALGSAATALASGYLPVMLARLVAGLPHGAYFGVASLIAASLVRPEAQGRAISGVMVGLSVGTVAGVPASTWLGQEVGWRSAYWMVVGVGVVAAVLVLLAVPHTPGDRTATVRRELTALRRPPVLFAFGTGMIGFGGIFAMYSYVAPLLTDETGLAESAVPAFLFVFGVGSVIGSWLAGMLADWNIGRTVVGGFVVSIVALALVVPLAGIPVAVGAIVFTVGMLGSVLAIALQVRLMRAAGDAQMLGAALNHSALNIANGLGAFLGAIVIDAGYGYRAPSVVGAGLAAAGLLVFLVSLAVQRRTASAASVPA; from the coding sequence ATGACGACCTCGACCCCCGTGCCCCCGACCGACGGTGCCGTCCCGCCTCCCGTCGCCCCGACCGGCCCGACCGGTCCGACCGGAGCCCCCGTCTCGGGTGCGCGGGTCGCCCTGGCGATCGTCGCGCTCGCGCTCGGCAGCTTCGCGATCGGCACGACCGAGTTCGTGACGATGGGACTCCTGCCCGACATCGCGGAGGGCATCGACGAGTCGATCCCGACGACGGGGCACATCATCACGGCTTACGCCGTCGGCGTCGTCGTCGGGGCCCCGCTCATCGTGTCGCTGGGGGCGCGCCTGCCGCGGCGCGAGCTCGCGGTCGGGCTCATGCTCGCGGTGGCCCTCGGCAGCGCCGCCACGGCGCTCGCGAGCGGCTACCTGCCCGTGATGCTGGCCCGTCTCGTCGCCGGGCTGCCCCACGGCGCCTACTTCGGCGTCGCCTCGCTCATCGCCGCCTCCCTCGTGCGCCCGGAGGCGCAGGGACGCGCCATCAGCGGCGTCATGGTGGGTCTGTCGGTGGGCACCGTCGCCGGCGTCCCCGCGTCCACCTGGCTCGGCCAGGAGGTGGGCTGGCGCTCGGCGTACTGGATGGTCGTCGGTGTCGGCGTCGTCGCCGCCGTCCTGGTGCTGCTCGCCGTCCCGCATACGCCGGGCGACCGGACCGCGACCGTACGACGCGAGCTCACCGCCCTCCGCCGTCCTCCGGTGCTGTTCGCGTTCGGCACCGGCATGATCGGGTTCGGCGGCATCTTCGCGATGTACAGCTACGTGGCGCCGCTCCTCACCGACGAGACGGGCCTGGCGGAGAGCGCCGTGCCGGCGTTCCTCTTCGTCTTCGGGGTGGGTTCCGTCATCGGGTCCTGGCTGGCCGGGATGCTGGCCGACTGGAACATCGGGCGCACCGTGGTCGGGGGCTTCGTGGTGTCGATCGTGGCCCTCGCCCTCGTCGTCCCGCTGGCGGGCATCCCGGTGGCAGTGGGCGCGATCGTGTTCACGGTCGGGATGCTCGGCTCCGTCCTCGCGATCGCGCTGCAGGTGCGGCTGATGCGGGCGGCCGGCGACGCGCAGATGCTCGGCGCCGCGCTCAACCACTCGGCGCTCAACATCGCCAACGGCCTGGGGGCCTTCCTCGGCGCCATCGTCATCGACGCGGGCTACGGCTACCGGGCTCCGAGCGTCGTCGGGGCCGGTCTGGCCGCCGCGGGTCTGCTCGTGTTCCTGGTCTCGCTGGCCGTCCAGCGGCGCACGGCGTCCGCCGCGTCCGTCCCGGCCTGA